Proteins encoded in a region of the Phycisphaerae bacterium genome:
- a CDS encoding transcriptional repressor, translating to MAKQLTDETIATAENLFREYLRDRGLKYTHERKTVLREVLGNPDHFEAEQLLVDLRQAGRRVAKATIYRTLPLLVNCGILKQVQFGDKLTRYEHTFGQNAHDHMVCGHCHKIIEFSSEDVVRLRTVLASRFRFHALSHRFQISGLCWECVQAAPAGERPFVPTDDTAPRRR from the coding sequence ATGGCCAAGCAGCTCACTGACGAGACGATCGCGACCGCCGAGAATCTCTTTCGCGAGTACCTGCGTGACCGGGGCTTGAAGTACACGCACGAGCGAAAGACCGTGCTCCGCGAGGTGCTGGGTAACCCGGACCACTTCGAAGCCGAGCAACTCCTGGTCGATCTTCGCCAAGCCGGCCGGCGGGTCGCCAAGGCCACGATCTACCGTACCCTGCCGTTGCTGGTCAACTGCGGCATCCTCAAGCAGGTCCAGTTCGGCGACAAGCTGACCCGCTACGAGCACACCTTTGGCCAGAACGCTCACGATCACATGGTCTGCGGACACTGCCACAAGATCATCGAGTTCAGCAGCGAGGACGTGGTCAGGCTGCGCACGGTGCTGGCCTCGCGGTTCCGTTTCCATGCCTTGAGTCACCGGTTCCAGATCAGCGGCCTCTGCTGGGAGTGTGTTCAAGCGGCCCCGGCCGGCGAGCGGCCTTTCGTGCCCACCGATGATACGGCTCCCCGAAGGCGGTAG
- the rplT gene encoding 50S ribosomal protein L20: MPRGTSGAVRARKVRRLRTATKGYRAAHSKLTRIMIFAVTRAGINSYRDRRLKKRDFRSLWITRITAACRARGTSYSRFMAGLRKLSVGLNRKMLSELAITDAAAFDKLVAMTANAAKA; the protein is encoded by the coding sequence ATGCCACGCGGGACCTCTGGTGCTGTCAGGGCGAGAAAGGTTCGGCGGCTTCGGACCGCCACCAAGGGCTATCGCGCCGCCCACAGCAAGCTGACACGAATCATGATCTTTGCGGTGACCCGCGCGGGGATCAACTCCTATCGCGATCGCCGCCTGAAGAAGCGGGACTTCCGCTCCCTGTGGATCACCCGCATCACCGCGGCCTGCCGCGCCCGGGGAACGAGCTACTCCAGGTTCATGGCCGGCCTGCGCAAGCTGTCTGTCGGCCTGAACCGCAAGATGCTCAGCGAACTCGCGATTACCGACGCCGCAGCCTTCGACAAGCTGGTCGCCATGACCGCGAACGCGGCCAAAGCCTGA
- the rpmI gene encoding 50S ribosomal protein L35, which produces MARCAHRRKTHKGLQKRVKITAKGKVRRKQSFRGHLLSGRSAKRLRKLRQSRVMAPGDAKKVIEALGV; this is translated from the coding sequence ATGGCGAGATGTGCTCATAGACGCAAGACGCACAAGGGATTGCAGAAGAGAGTCAAGATCACCGCCAAGGGTAAGGTCAGGCGAAAGCAGTCATTCCGCGGGCATCTGCTGAGCGGTCGTTCGGCCAAGCGGTTGCGGAAGCTTCGCCAGAGCCGAGTCATGGCCCCCGGAGATGCGAAGAAGGTCATCGAGGCTCTGGGCGTTTAG
- a CDS encoding acylphosphatase yields the protein MALEPARCRRTVHYSGHVQGVGFRYTTERLARRYEVGGFVRNLSDGRVEVVVEGTPAEVGAFLADLDETMVEYIRGRQLAESPGTGEFRGFGIRP from the coding sequence ATGGCTCTCGAACCGGCTCGATGCCGCAGAACCGTTCACTACTCGGGTCATGTCCAGGGCGTGGGCTTCCGGTACACGACCGAGCGGCTGGCCCGACGCTACGAGGTCGGTGGATTCGTTCGGAATTTATCGGACGGACGAGTCGAGGTCGTCGTGGAGGGTACGCCAGCCGAGGTGGGCGCCTTCTTGGCGGACCTGGATGAGACCATGGTCGAGTACATTCGCGGCCGGCAGTTGGCCGAGAGCCCGGGGACCGGGGAGTTCCGCGGTTTCGGGATCCGCCCCTGA
- a CDS encoding DUF4340 domain-containing protein, with translation MNIKTTVLLLVVCLAIGLYVFLVERPGQAPAPAAKETVEKSLFDPKPEGIDRVELTRKGEPTIAMVKEAAGEEWNLEAPIKAPARKYDVEGVIRAVAEMKYVKEFGPKDPQRPSDKTSGLKEPSTVVKLIKAGTPIGEVLVGERQPTGVGFYVQMAGSDKIVVSKDDPSYSLNKKLDDLREKRVLNFLMDKVERVQVEGLQNFELVKGEGGKWMMEKPYRGRADKTAVENFIRPLSSLSADAFKDDAPTSYKLYGLEKPRLKITLETKREIPAKAKPGDANTKPADTQPSIEAKTYVVMIGGPTDTKNESFFARLDSAPWVFSLRKTSIDTMAPEAGNLRDKTIAVVDSTKVTRIQSETPGGPLDLTKESEKWFFADKTEADFTLVADLIKTVRDLKATSFVDPATTPIDVDWGKPRARITLTLAGEPNPVTMLVGPASTSGRMVYIRNAAEDGVAAVPEDTIAQLLQGGVSYRNRSVLTFDRERARKIELARKGGKPIELTRTDSDRTWRMRSPVPAEADADAVRNLLQDVSSLSAKKVVAVGDKAKYGLDEPAVSLAVHVHPLPPATQATAPAAPPAVSTPPATKPVVAAEEESVVLASGGAPAAPAAAASSRPASNPATGEDRDTKVLKELLEFQKTNPQENPLATKMLQEMLAKKSGQAASQPQATTPLSRDQRDAEIYKLLLEYQKTNPDENPAVTQLLKDLLAAKVGSQPAATQPVAGKKSDLEQEIKVIKDLLEYQKTNPKENKLATEMLKDLLAEKLVGEPAAASAPAVTLPPPTSAPIVYRLQFAQKDGVTYACVADHDTVYELEAKVFEDVTAEMRDRQIVKFMVDEVTELAFKTKAAQITLRKDGENWKYVEDPVLPIDSKKVTDVLNAFREMRTHRFVEYAADDLGTYGLAADDVDRVNFALKSGQKTELLLSANGPAADADKSRYATLGGTKQVFLLKGDQAVKFEQKIRDFEKSANAPVGGATPPGAPGMGSPGGFGGEE, from the coding sequence ATGAATATCAAGACGACAGTTTTACTCCTGGTGGTATGCCTCGCGATCGGATTGTATGTCTTCCTCGTCGAGAGACCCGGGCAGGCCCCGGCGCCGGCAGCGAAGGAAACGGTCGAGAAAAGCCTCTTTGATCCCAAGCCGGAAGGCATTGATCGCGTCGAGCTGACCCGCAAGGGTGAGCCGACGATTGCCATGGTCAAAGAGGCCGCCGGCGAGGAATGGAATCTCGAGGCGCCGATCAAGGCCCCTGCCCGCAAGTATGACGTCGAAGGGGTGATCCGGGCCGTAGCCGAAATGAAGTACGTCAAAGAGTTCGGCCCCAAGGACCCGCAACGGCCCAGCGACAAGACCTCCGGCCTCAAGGAGCCCTCGACGGTGGTCAAGCTGATCAAGGCGGGAACGCCGATCGGCGAGGTGCTGGTCGGCGAGCGGCAGCCGACCGGTGTCGGCTTCTACGTCCAAATGGCCGGCTCGGACAAGATCGTGGTGTCCAAGGACGACCCGAGCTACAGCCTGAACAAGAAACTCGACGATCTGCGCGAGAAGCGCGTCCTCAACTTCCTGATGGACAAGGTCGAGCGGGTCCAGGTCGAAGGCTTGCAGAACTTTGAGCTGGTCAAGGGCGAAGGCGGCAAGTGGATGATGGAGAAACCCTACCGCGGACGGGCCGACAAGACCGCGGTGGAGAACTTCATTCGCCCGCTGTCAAGCCTTTCTGCCGACGCCTTCAAGGATGATGCTCCGACCTCCTACAAGCTATATGGACTGGAGAAGCCCCGGCTCAAGATCACCCTCGAGACCAAACGCGAGATTCCGGCCAAGGCCAAGCCCGGCGATGCCAACACCAAGCCGGCGGATACCCAGCCGTCCATCGAGGCCAAGACCTACGTGGTCATGATCGGCGGACCCACCGACACCAAGAACGAATCGTTCTTCGCTCGCCTGGATTCGGCCCCCTGGGTGTTCTCGCTGCGCAAAACGTCCATCGACACCATGGCTCCCGAGGCCGGCAACCTGCGCGACAAGACGATCGCCGTGGTGGACAGCACCAAGGTTACCCGGATCCAGTCCGAGACTCCGGGTGGCCCATTGGACCTGACCAAGGAGTCCGAGAAGTGGTTCTTCGCGGACAAGACCGAGGCCGACTTCACGCTGGTCGCAGATCTGATCAAGACCGTTCGTGATCTCAAGGCGACCTCGTTCGTCGACCCGGCTACGACCCCGATCGATGTTGACTGGGGCAAGCCACGGGCCAGGATCACGTTGACGCTGGCCGGCGAGCCCAACCCAGTGACCATGCTGGTCGGGCCGGCCAGCACCAGCGGGCGGATGGTCTACATTCGCAACGCCGCCGAGGACGGGGTGGCCGCGGTGCCCGAGGATACCATTGCCCAACTGTTGCAGGGCGGCGTGTCCTATCGCAATCGGTCGGTACTGACGTTCGACCGCGAGCGAGCTCGCAAGATCGAGCTGGCCCGAAAGGGCGGCAAGCCCATCGAGCTGACCCGCACCGACAGCGACCGAACTTGGCGGATGCGATCACCAGTCCCTGCCGAGGCCGACGCCGACGCGGTCCGGAACCTGTTGCAGGACGTCTCCAGTCTGTCTGCCAAGAAGGTGGTGGCCGTCGGCGACAAGGCCAAGTACGGACTCGACGAGCCCGCCGTCTCCCTCGCCGTGCATGTGCATCCGCTCCCGCCCGCGACCCAGGCGACGGCGCCGGCCGCTCCGCCTGCAGTTTCCACGCCACCGGCGACCAAGCCCGTCGTGGCGGCCGAAGAGGAATCCGTGGTGCTGGCTTCGGGCGGTGCCCCGGCCGCGCCGGCCGCCGCGGCAAGCAGTCGTCCGGCCAGCAATCCGGCGACGGGCGAGGACCGCGACACGAAGGTCCTGAAGGAGCTCCTCGAGTTCCAGAAGACCAATCCCCAAGAGAACCCGTTGGCCACGAAGATGCTCCAGGAAATGCTGGCCAAGAAGAGCGGGCAGGCCGCAAGCCAGCCCCAGGCAACCACCCCGCTGTCTCGGGATCAGCGTGACGCGGAGATCTACAAGCTATTGCTCGAGTATCAGAAGACAAATCCCGACGAGAACCCCGCCGTAACCCAGTTGTTGAAGGACCTGCTCGCGGCCAAGGTCGGCAGCCAACCGGCCGCCACTCAGCCTGTCGCTGGCAAGAAGTCCGACCTGGAACAGGAAATCAAGGTCATCAAGGATCTGCTCGAGTACCAGAAGACCAATCCAAAGGAGAACAAGCTTGCCACGGAGATGCTCAAGGATCTGCTGGCCGAGAAGCTGGTGGGCGAGCCCGCGGCGGCTTCTGCCCCCGCAGTCACCCTCCCTCCGCCCACATCGGCACCGATCGTGTATCGGCTGCAGTTCGCCCAGAAGGATGGCGTGACCTACGCCTGCGTGGCCGACCACGACACCGTCTACGAGCTCGAAGCCAAGGTCTTCGAGGACGTCACCGCGGAGATGCGGGACCGCCAGATCGTCAAGTTCATGGTCGATGAAGTCACCGAGCTGGCATTCAAGACCAAGGCCGCCCAGATCACGCTCCGCAAGGATGGCGAGAACTGGAAGTACGTTGAGGATCCCGTGCTGCCGATCGACAGCAAGAAGGTCACCGACGTTCTGAACGCCTTCCGCGAGATGCGGACGCACCGGTTCGTGGAATATGCGGCCGACGATCTCGGCACGTACGGCTTGGCCGCCGACGACGTCGATCGGGTGAATTTCGCGCTCAAGAGCGGCCAGAAGACCGAGCTGCTCCTCTCGGCAAACGGCCCGGCGGCTGATGCCGACAAGAGCCGCTACGCCACGCTCGGCGGCACGAAGCAGGTCTTCCTGCTGAAGGGCGATCAGGCGGTGAAGTTCGAGCAGAAGATCCGTGATTTCGAGAAGAGCGCGAACGCCCCTGTTGGCGGCGCGACGCCGCCCGGCGCTCCTGGGATGGGAAGCCCCGGCGGCTTCGGCGGCGAGGAGTAG